One genomic region from Phragmites australis chromosome 1, lpPhrAust1.1, whole genome shotgun sequence encodes:
- the LOC133918998 gene encoding receptor-like serine/threonine-protein kinase ALE2 isoform X8 has product MRTETRFLPLHLLCTALFRFPHNRGQVRIQVILNSTRYGAPITAPPGQSPTPSSPSRYSHTEVSTTSPLVSAPPIRSYLPLPAIGRQTRRPASSPETAVHPANHGKDHGVPVAAPSKGSHHHSMLVNNTHRKTHEAPVVAPSKKRHHHSPANNTHVKGPAVSPSKCPIIHSKGHGIPVAAPPKEHPSHLPPANRRHHKGSFPVTSPAPHKTNNASAPSHGHSGLHLSPAPAPVRLPPSKGKGQGNPAYAPHHPRQYHSPSYYPDCTALSCQDPLTNSPPGTCLCVLPIKVELCFGIALYTFFTLVAELAQDIASGVFMNQSQVRVMGANAAPDDPEKTVVLIDLVPLGAKFDNTTALLVFERFWHKQVIINPTHFGKYDVLYVIYPGLPSSSPAAPGSTNNGLSDVNDTRLHPLAVDVGNQRERKRRGIIVIIVLSSVFAFILCGGAALAIYFKLRNCNHLTEASLMPAKPAGPGPVVVGSRLGSRPISASPSFSSSMVTYKGSAKTFSLVEMERATQGFHDSRIIGEGGFGWVYEGILEDGERAAVKILKRDDQQGTREFLAEVEMLSRLHHRNLVKLIGICTEEHSRCLVYELIPNGSVESHLHGSDKGTARLDWDARLKIALGAARALAYLHEDSSPRVIHRDFKSSNILLEHDFTPKVSDFGLARTALDEGNEHISTRVMGTFGYVAPEYAMTGHLLVKSDVYSYGVVLLELLTGRKPVDMSRPPGQENLVAWASSLLTSRDGLETIIDPSLGSNIPFDSIAKVAAIASMCVQPEVDQRPFMGEVVQALKLVCNKGSEFNESTGFGQDLHIQDAEIMSRASLDMDVDPALSAKLFASSARYDAMAASGSFRRYSSSGPLRVCRTGHNKERGLSTRSTSEHVGLQRFRIDSE; this is encoded by the exons ATGCGAACAGAGACAAGATTCCTGCCGCTTCACCTTCTATGCACCGCGCTATTCAGATTCCCCCACAACAGGGGCCAAGTTCGCATTCAAGTGATACTGAACTCAACTAG GTATGGTGCACCTATTACTGCACCCCCGGGGCAATCCCCTACCCCTTCATCCCCTTCACGTTATTCGCACACAGAAG TATCAACGACTTCACCCTTAGTTTCGGCGCCTCCCATCAGATCTTACCTTCCATTGCCTGCAATAGGGCGACAAACACGAA GACCAGCATCTTCTCCAGAAACAGCAGTTCATCCAGCTAACCATGGTAAGGACCATGGAGTTCCAGTTGCAGCACCTTCaaaaggaagtcatcaccattCCATGCTTGTGAATAATACACATAGAAAGACTCATGAAGCTCCAGTTGTGGCACCATCAAAGAAAAGGCATCACCACTCGCCTGCAAATAATACACATGTAAAAG GACCTGCAGTTTCTCCCTCAAAGTGTCCCATCATCCATAGCAAAGGACATGGCATTCCTGTTGCTGCACCTCCAAAGGAACATCCCAGCCATTTACCACCTGCAAATCGTAGACACCACAAAG GTTCCTTTCCTGTTACAAGTCCTGCTCCACATAAAACTAATAATGCTTCTGCACCAAGCCATGGACATTCTGGTTTACATCTTAGTCCTGCACCTGCACCTGTACGTTTGCCTCCATCAAAAGGAAAGGGACAAGGAAATCCTGCATATGCTCCACACCATCCCCGTCAATATCATTCGCCATCGTATTACCCAG ACTGCACAGCATTATCCTGTCAAGATCCTCTGACCAATAGTCCTCCGGGAACATGTTTATGTGTGCTGCCAATAAAAGTCGAGCTTTGTTTTGGTATAGCATTGTACACGTTCTTTACACTGGTCGCAGAACTTGCACAAGATATTGCGTCTGGAGTGTTCATGAATCAAAGTCAAGTTCGTGTTATGGGAGCAAATGCTGCACCTGATGACCCTGAGAAGACAGTTGTCCTTATTGATCTTGTGCCACTGGGAGCAAAATTTGACAATACAACAGCACTTTTGGTATTTGAAAGGTTTTGGCACAAGCAGGTCATCATAAACCCTACGCATTTTGGAAAATATGATGTGTTATATGTTATTTACCCAG GTCTTCCTTCGTCATCACCGGCAGCTCCGGGAAGCACGAACAATGGTCTTAGCGATGTCAATGATACAAGGTTACATCCGCTTGCTGTTGATGTGGGAAAtcagagagaaagaaaaagaaggggcaTAATTGTAATAATTGTTCTATCAAGTGTTTTTGCTTTTATTTTATGTGGTGGAGCTGCATTGGCGATTTATTTCAAGCTTAGAAACTGCAATCATTTAACTGAAGCATCACTTATGCCAGCAAAACCTGCAG GTCCTGGTCCTGTAGTGGTCGGGAGCAGGCTAGGAAGCAGACCTATTTCGGCATCACCGTCCTTCAGCTCAAGCATGGTGACATATAAAGGATCTGCCAAAACGTTTAGCTTGGTTGAGATGGAGAGAGCTACACAGGGATTTCATGATTCCAGAATTATTGGCGAGGGTGGTTTTGGATGGGTCTATGAAGGTATTCTTGAGGATGGAGAACGGGCTGCTGTCAAGATTCTGAAGCGGGATGACCAGCAAGGTACCCGGGAATTTTTGGCTGAGGTTGAGATGCTTAGCCGATTGCATCACAGGAACTTGGTTAAGCTGATAGGTATATGCACAGAGGAGCATAGCCGTTGTTTGGTATATGAACTTATTCCAAATGGCAGTGTGGAATCTCACTTGCATG GGTCAGATAAGGGAACTGCTCGACTTGATTGGGATGCTAGGCTTAAAATTGCACTTGGTGCAGCACGTGCACTTGCTTATTTGCATGAAGATTCAAGTCCACGTGTCATACATCGTGACTTCAAGTCAAGTAACATCTTATTGGAACATGACTTCACCCCAAAGGTGTCAGACTTTGGCTTAGCAAGAACAGCTTTGGATGAGGGAAACGAGCATATTTCAACTCGTGTTATGGGAACTTTTGG GTATGTTGCTCCTGAATATGCAATGACTGGGCATCTTCTAGTAAAGAGTGATGTCTACAGCTACGGtgttgttcttcttgagcttttgaCAGGCAGGAAACCAGTAGATATGTCAAGACCTCCAGGGCAAGAGAACTTAGTCGCATGGGCTAGTTCTCTTCTGACAAGCAGAGATGGTTTGGAAACAATCATAGATCCTTCACTTGGGAGTAACATCCCATTTGACAGCATTGCAAAAGTAGCAGCCATTGCATCTATGTGCGTTCAGCCTGAGGTGGATCAGCGCCCATTTATGGGGGAGGTTGTCCAAGCTCTGAAGTTGGTATGCAACAAAGGCAGTGAGTTCAACGAATCCACAGGCTTTGGCCAAGATTTGCACATCCAGGATGCTGAGATTATGAGTAGAGCAAGTCTGGATATGGACGTCGACCCAGCGCTATCTGCCAAGCTGTTCGCTTCGTCAGCACGCTATGATGCTATGGCCGCCTCTGGTTCTTTTCGACGATATTCAAGTTCAGGTCCTCTAAGAGTATGTAGAACTGGACACAATAAGGAGAGGGGCTTGTCAACACGCAGCACAAGTGAACACGTTGGTCTGCAAAGATTCAGGATCGATTCAGAATAG
- the LOC133918998 gene encoding receptor-like serine/threonine-protein kinase ALE2 isoform X7 — protein sequence MHRAIQIPPQQGPSSHSISAVSPSPITSAIHGTRYGAPITAPPGQSPTPSSPSRYSHTEVRGRLSTTSPLVSAPPIRSYLPLPAIGRQTRRPASSPETAVHPANHGKDHGVPVAAPSKGSHHHSMLVNNTHRKTHEAPVVAPSKKRHHHSPANNTHVKGPAVSPSKCPIIHSKGHGIPVAAPPKEHPSHLPPANRRHHKGSFPVTSPAPHKTNNASAPSHGHSGLHLSPAPAPVRLPPSKGKGQGNPAYAPHHPRQYHSPSYYPDCTALSCQDPLTNSPPGTCLCVLPIKVELCFGIALYTFFTLVAELAQDIASGVFMNQSQVRVMGANAAPDDPEKTVVLIDLVPLGAKFDNTTALLVFERFWHKQVIINPTHFGKYDVLYVIYPGLPSSSPAAPGSTNNGLSDVNDTRLHPLAVDVGNQRERKRRGIIVIIVLSSVFAFILCGGAALAIYFKLRNCNHLTEASLMPAKPAGPGPVVVGSRLGSRPISASPSFSSSMVTYKGSAKTFSLVEMERATQGFHDSRIIGEGGFGWVYEGILEDGERAAVKILKRDDQQGTREFLAEVEMLSRLHHRNLVKLIGICTEEHSRCLVYELIPNGSVESHLHGSDKGTARLDWDARLKIALGAARALAYLHEDSSPRVIHRDFKSSNILLEHDFTPKVSDFGLARTALDEGNEHISTRVMGTFGYVAPEYAMTGHLLVKSDVYSYGVVLLELLTGRKPVDMSRPPGQENLVAWASSLLTSRDGLETIIDPSLGSNIPFDSIAKVAAIASMCVQPEVDQRPFMGEVVQALKLVCNKGSEFNESTGFGQDLHIQDAEIMSRASLDMDVDPALSAKLFASSARYDAMAASGSFRRYSSSGPLRVCRTGHNKERGLSTRSTSEHVGLQRFRIDSE from the exons ATGCACCGCGCTATTCAGATTCCCCCACAACAGGGGCCAAGTTCGCATTCAA TATCTGCTGTTTCTCCATCACCAATCACTTCTGCCATCCATGGGACTAGGTATGGTGCACCTATTACTGCACCCCCGGGGCAATCCCCTACCCCTTCATCCCCTTCACGTTATTCGCACACAGAAG TCAGGGGAAGAT TATCAACGACTTCACCCTTAGTTTCGGCGCCTCCCATCAGATCTTACCTTCCATTGCCTGCAATAGGGCGACAAACACGAA GACCAGCATCTTCTCCAGAAACAGCAGTTCATCCAGCTAACCATGGTAAGGACCATGGAGTTCCAGTTGCAGCACCTTCaaaaggaagtcatcaccattCCATGCTTGTGAATAATACACATAGAAAGACTCATGAAGCTCCAGTTGTGGCACCATCAAAGAAAAGGCATCACCACTCGCCTGCAAATAATACACATGTAAAAG GACCTGCAGTTTCTCCCTCAAAGTGTCCCATCATCCATAGCAAAGGACATGGCATTCCTGTTGCTGCACCTCCAAAGGAACATCCCAGCCATTTACCACCTGCAAATCGTAGACACCACAAAG GTTCCTTTCCTGTTACAAGTCCTGCTCCACATAAAACTAATAATGCTTCTGCACCAAGCCATGGACATTCTGGTTTACATCTTAGTCCTGCACCTGCACCTGTACGTTTGCCTCCATCAAAAGGAAAGGGACAAGGAAATCCTGCATATGCTCCACACCATCCCCGTCAATATCATTCGCCATCGTATTACCCAG ACTGCACAGCATTATCCTGTCAAGATCCTCTGACCAATAGTCCTCCGGGAACATGTTTATGTGTGCTGCCAATAAAAGTCGAGCTTTGTTTTGGTATAGCATTGTACACGTTCTTTACACTGGTCGCAGAACTTGCACAAGATATTGCGTCTGGAGTGTTCATGAATCAAAGTCAAGTTCGTGTTATGGGAGCAAATGCTGCACCTGATGACCCTGAGAAGACAGTTGTCCTTATTGATCTTGTGCCACTGGGAGCAAAATTTGACAATACAACAGCACTTTTGGTATTTGAAAGGTTTTGGCACAAGCAGGTCATCATAAACCCTACGCATTTTGGAAAATATGATGTGTTATATGTTATTTACCCAG GTCTTCCTTCGTCATCACCGGCAGCTCCGGGAAGCACGAACAATGGTCTTAGCGATGTCAATGATACAAGGTTACATCCGCTTGCTGTTGATGTGGGAAAtcagagagaaagaaaaagaaggggcaTAATTGTAATAATTGTTCTATCAAGTGTTTTTGCTTTTATTTTATGTGGTGGAGCTGCATTGGCGATTTATTTCAAGCTTAGAAACTGCAATCATTTAACTGAAGCATCACTTATGCCAGCAAAACCTGCAG GTCCTGGTCCTGTAGTGGTCGGGAGCAGGCTAGGAAGCAGACCTATTTCGGCATCACCGTCCTTCAGCTCAAGCATGGTGACATATAAAGGATCTGCCAAAACGTTTAGCTTGGTTGAGATGGAGAGAGCTACACAGGGATTTCATGATTCCAGAATTATTGGCGAGGGTGGTTTTGGATGGGTCTATGAAGGTATTCTTGAGGATGGAGAACGGGCTGCTGTCAAGATTCTGAAGCGGGATGACCAGCAAGGTACCCGGGAATTTTTGGCTGAGGTTGAGATGCTTAGCCGATTGCATCACAGGAACTTGGTTAAGCTGATAGGTATATGCACAGAGGAGCATAGCCGTTGTTTGGTATATGAACTTATTCCAAATGGCAGTGTGGAATCTCACTTGCATG GGTCAGATAAGGGAACTGCTCGACTTGATTGGGATGCTAGGCTTAAAATTGCACTTGGTGCAGCACGTGCACTTGCTTATTTGCATGAAGATTCAAGTCCACGTGTCATACATCGTGACTTCAAGTCAAGTAACATCTTATTGGAACATGACTTCACCCCAAAGGTGTCAGACTTTGGCTTAGCAAGAACAGCTTTGGATGAGGGAAACGAGCATATTTCAACTCGTGTTATGGGAACTTTTGG GTATGTTGCTCCTGAATATGCAATGACTGGGCATCTTCTAGTAAAGAGTGATGTCTACAGCTACGGtgttgttcttcttgagcttttgaCAGGCAGGAAACCAGTAGATATGTCAAGACCTCCAGGGCAAGAGAACTTAGTCGCATGGGCTAGTTCTCTTCTGACAAGCAGAGATGGTTTGGAAACAATCATAGATCCTTCACTTGGGAGTAACATCCCATTTGACAGCATTGCAAAAGTAGCAGCCATTGCATCTATGTGCGTTCAGCCTGAGGTGGATCAGCGCCCATTTATGGGGGAGGTTGTCCAAGCTCTGAAGTTGGTATGCAACAAAGGCAGTGAGTTCAACGAATCCACAGGCTTTGGCCAAGATTTGCACATCCAGGATGCTGAGATTATGAGTAGAGCAAGTCTGGATATGGACGTCGACCCAGCGCTATCTGCCAAGCTGTTCGCTTCGTCAGCACGCTATGATGCTATGGCCGCCTCTGGTTCTTTTCGACGATATTCAAGTTCAGGTCCTCTAAGAGTATGTAGAACTGGACACAATAAGGAGAGGGGCTTGTCAACACGCAGCACAAGTGAACACGTTGGTCTGCAAAGATTCAGGATCGATTCAGAATAG
- the LOC133918998 gene encoding receptor-like serine/threonine-protein kinase ALE2 isoform X1, whose translation MGRCGGGAGACALLAAALVVSALVIRGAGGLKQSHAPAVARKVLPSITSWHPQNNLDNVLHPSQVQDQTLESLDEAVSPSKQAVKPTMQPSAPPDHFYQSPNREISPSIQSPGPIVVSAVSPSPITSAIHGTRYGAPITAPPGQSPTPSSPSRYSHTEVRGRLSTTSPLVSAPPIRSYLPLPAIGRQTRRPASSPETAVHPANHGKDHGVPVAAPSKGSHHHSMLVNNTHRKTHEAPVVAPSKKRHHHSPANNTHVKGPAVSPSKCPIIHSKGHGIPVAAPPKEHPSHLPPANRRHHKGSFPVTSPAPHKTNNASAPSHGHSGLHLSPAPAPVRLPPSKGKGQGNPAYAPHHPRQYHSPSYYPDCTALSCQDPLTNSPPGTCLCVLPIKVELCFGIALYTFFTLVAELAQDIASGVFMNQSQVRVMGANAAPDDPEKTVVLIDLVPLGAKFDNTTALLVFERFWHKQVIINPTHFGKYDVLYVIYPGLPSSSPAAPGSTNNGLSDVNDTRLHPLAVDVGNQRERKRRGIIVIIVLSSVFAFILCGGAALAIYFKLRNCNHLTEASLMPAKPAGPGPVVVGSRLGSRPISASPSFSSSMVTYKGSAKTFSLVEMERATQGFHDSRIIGEGGFGWVYEGILEDGERAAVKILKRDDQQGTREFLAEVEMLSRLHHRNLVKLIGICTEEHSRCLVYELIPNGSVESHLHGSDKGTARLDWDARLKIALGAARALAYLHEDSSPRVIHRDFKSSNILLEHDFTPKVSDFGLARTALDEGNEHISTRVMGTFGYVAPEYAMTGHLLVKSDVYSYGVVLLELLTGRKPVDMSRPPGQENLVAWASSLLTSRDGLETIIDPSLGSNIPFDSIAKVAAIASMCVQPEVDQRPFMGEVVQALKLVCNKGSEFNESTGFGQDLHIQDAEIMSRASLDMDVDPALSAKLFASSARYDAMAASGSFRRYSSSGPLRVCRTGHNKERGLSTRSTSEHVGLQRFRIDSE comes from the exons ATGGGACGGTGCGGAGGAGGTGCGGGCGCCTGCgctctcctcgccgccgccttggTCGTCTCCGCACTCGTGATCCGTGGTGCTGGAG GTTTGAAGCAATCTCATGCACCTGCTGTTGCTCGCAAGGTTCTTCCATCCATAACGAGTTGGCATCCACAAAATAACTTGGATAATGTCCTTCATCCATCACAAGTACAAGATCAAACACTCGAAAGCTTAG ATGAAGCCGTTTCACCATCTAAACAAGCAGTGAAGCCTACAATGCAACCTAGTGCTCCACCTGATCATTTTTATCAGTCACCAAACAGAGAAATTTCCCCATCTATACAGAGCCCAGGGCCAATTGTTG TATCTGCTGTTTCTCCATCACCAATCACTTCTGCCATCCATGGGACTAGGTATGGTGCACCTATTACTGCACCCCCGGGGCAATCCCCTACCCCTTCATCCCCTTCACGTTATTCGCACACAGAAG TCAGGGGAAGAT TATCAACGACTTCACCCTTAGTTTCGGCGCCTCCCATCAGATCTTACCTTCCATTGCCTGCAATAGGGCGACAAACACGAA GACCAGCATCTTCTCCAGAAACAGCAGTTCATCCAGCTAACCATGGTAAGGACCATGGAGTTCCAGTTGCAGCACCTTCaaaaggaagtcatcaccattCCATGCTTGTGAATAATACACATAGAAAGACTCATGAAGCTCCAGTTGTGGCACCATCAAAGAAAAGGCATCACCACTCGCCTGCAAATAATACACATGTAAAAG GACCTGCAGTTTCTCCCTCAAAGTGTCCCATCATCCATAGCAAAGGACATGGCATTCCTGTTGCTGCACCTCCAAAGGAACATCCCAGCCATTTACCACCTGCAAATCGTAGACACCACAAAG GTTCCTTTCCTGTTACAAGTCCTGCTCCACATAAAACTAATAATGCTTCTGCACCAAGCCATGGACATTCTGGTTTACATCTTAGTCCTGCACCTGCACCTGTACGTTTGCCTCCATCAAAAGGAAAGGGACAAGGAAATCCTGCATATGCTCCACACCATCCCCGTCAATATCATTCGCCATCGTATTACCCAG ACTGCACAGCATTATCCTGTCAAGATCCTCTGACCAATAGTCCTCCGGGAACATGTTTATGTGTGCTGCCAATAAAAGTCGAGCTTTGTTTTGGTATAGCATTGTACACGTTCTTTACACTGGTCGCAGAACTTGCACAAGATATTGCGTCTGGAGTGTTCATGAATCAAAGTCAAGTTCGTGTTATGGGAGCAAATGCTGCACCTGATGACCCTGAGAAGACAGTTGTCCTTATTGATCTTGTGCCACTGGGAGCAAAATTTGACAATACAACAGCACTTTTGGTATTTGAAAGGTTTTGGCACAAGCAGGTCATCATAAACCCTACGCATTTTGGAAAATATGATGTGTTATATGTTATTTACCCAG GTCTTCCTTCGTCATCACCGGCAGCTCCGGGAAGCACGAACAATGGTCTTAGCGATGTCAATGATACAAGGTTACATCCGCTTGCTGTTGATGTGGGAAAtcagagagaaagaaaaagaaggggcaTAATTGTAATAATTGTTCTATCAAGTGTTTTTGCTTTTATTTTATGTGGTGGAGCTGCATTGGCGATTTATTTCAAGCTTAGAAACTGCAATCATTTAACTGAAGCATCACTTATGCCAGCAAAACCTGCAG GTCCTGGTCCTGTAGTGGTCGGGAGCAGGCTAGGAAGCAGACCTATTTCGGCATCACCGTCCTTCAGCTCAAGCATGGTGACATATAAAGGATCTGCCAAAACGTTTAGCTTGGTTGAGATGGAGAGAGCTACACAGGGATTTCATGATTCCAGAATTATTGGCGAGGGTGGTTTTGGATGGGTCTATGAAGGTATTCTTGAGGATGGAGAACGGGCTGCTGTCAAGATTCTGAAGCGGGATGACCAGCAAGGTACCCGGGAATTTTTGGCTGAGGTTGAGATGCTTAGCCGATTGCATCACAGGAACTTGGTTAAGCTGATAGGTATATGCACAGAGGAGCATAGCCGTTGTTTGGTATATGAACTTATTCCAAATGGCAGTGTGGAATCTCACTTGCATG GGTCAGATAAGGGAACTGCTCGACTTGATTGGGATGCTAGGCTTAAAATTGCACTTGGTGCAGCACGTGCACTTGCTTATTTGCATGAAGATTCAAGTCCACGTGTCATACATCGTGACTTCAAGTCAAGTAACATCTTATTGGAACATGACTTCACCCCAAAGGTGTCAGACTTTGGCTTAGCAAGAACAGCTTTGGATGAGGGAAACGAGCATATTTCAACTCGTGTTATGGGAACTTTTGG GTATGTTGCTCCTGAATATGCAATGACTGGGCATCTTCTAGTAAAGAGTGATGTCTACAGCTACGGtgttgttcttcttgagcttttgaCAGGCAGGAAACCAGTAGATATGTCAAGACCTCCAGGGCAAGAGAACTTAGTCGCATGGGCTAGTTCTCTTCTGACAAGCAGAGATGGTTTGGAAACAATCATAGATCCTTCACTTGGGAGTAACATCCCATTTGACAGCATTGCAAAAGTAGCAGCCATTGCATCTATGTGCGTTCAGCCTGAGGTGGATCAGCGCCCATTTATGGGGGAGGTTGTCCAAGCTCTGAAGTTGGTATGCAACAAAGGCAGTGAGTTCAACGAATCCACAGGCTTTGGCCAAGATTTGCACATCCAGGATGCTGAGATTATGAGTAGAGCAAGTCTGGATATGGACGTCGACCCAGCGCTATCTGCCAAGCTGTTCGCTTCGTCAGCACGCTATGATGCTATGGCCGCCTCTGGTTCTTTTCGACGATATTCAAGTTCAGGTCCTCTAAGAGTATGTAGAACTGGACACAATAAGGAGAGGGGCTTGTCAACACGCAGCACAAGTGAACACGTTGGTCTGCAAAGATTCAGGATCGATTCAGAATAG